A window of Panicum virgatum strain AP13 chromosome 8K, P.virgatum_v5, whole genome shotgun sequence contains these coding sequences:
- the LOC120644363 gene encoding probable methyltransferase At1g27930, which produces MKPPGRRGLLFAGACALLLAAFYLVAALVTTPLAPYLLPPLALSLPCLPAVAAPAGSGYGAPGLAALADAAVEYATTGTVPQQSRDEISLSLAVLRRRAPLRLLVFGLGHDSRLWHALNPSGATVFLEEDPAWYRVVRARSPFLRAHLVAYRTRLDQADRLHATYKDYPACLPGSGGNGTLRVRGNWACPLALHNLPPEVYETEWDMFMIDAPKGYFAAAPGRMAAIWTAAALARARRGEGDTDVFLHDVDRRVERTFAEEFLCDKYRVGGTGRLWHFRIPPVSRRGDAKAAAGGRRPFC; this is translated from the coding sequence ATGAAgccccccggccgccgcggcctcctcttCGCCGGCGCGTGCGCGCTCCTGCTCGCCGCGTTCTACCTGGTGGCCGCGCTCGTGACGACGCCGCTGGCGCCGTACCTACTCCCGCCGCTGGCCCTGTCGCTGCCGTGCCTGCCGGCGGTCGCGGCGCCGGCCGGATCCGGGTACGGCGCGCCGGGCTTGGCCGCGCTGGCGGACGCCGCCGTCGAATACGCCACCACGGGGACCGTGCCGCAGCAGTCGCGGGACGAGATCTCGCTGTCGCTcgccgtgctccgccgccgcgcgccgctgcggCTGCTGGTGTTCGGCCTGGGCCACGACTCCAGGCTCTGGCACGCGCTCAACCCCAGCGGCGCCACCGTCTTCCTCGAGGAGGACCCCGCGTGGTACCGCGTCGTGCGCGCGCGGTCGCCGTTCCTCCGCGCGCACCTCGTCGCCTACCGCACGCGCCTCGACCAGGCCGACCGCCTCCACGCCACCTACAAGGACTACCCGGCTTGCCtccccggctccggcggcaaCGGAACCCTGCGCGTGCGCGGCAACTGGGCGTGCCCGCTGGCGCTGCACAACCTGCCGCCCGAGGTGTACGAGACCGAGTgggacatgttcatgatcgacGCCCCCAAGGGGTActtcgcggcggcgccggggaggaTGGCGGCGATATGGACCGCGGCGGCCttggcgcgcgcgcgccgcggcgagggGGACACCGACGTGTTCCTGCACGACGTGGACCGGAGGGTGGAGAGGACGTTCGCAGAGGAGTTCCTCTGCGACAAGTACAGGGTGGGTGGGACCGGCCGGCTGTGGCATTTCAGGATTCCGCCGGTTTCTCGGCGCGGGGATGCGAAGGCGGCCGCCGGTGGCCGGAGACCGTTCTGTTAA